The Nitrosomonas sp. genomic sequence AGGTTCTCCGTTATTTTGGTGATAATTTCAACCTGTCAGCAAGGTAAATCAGTACCTGGCAAAGTGTATTACGCCCCTATCTGTAATGGTAGAATCCAGCACAGCTTGCCATCCCGCAGATACATTGTTCCCTTTTCTACCACAAATACAGGAGTACTTCCATGAAATATCAATATTTCAAACCGACTCTTATTAATTCATCAAGCTGGACAACTTGCAGGAAAATTGGCTGGTTTGCTGTTATCACGCTACTTTCAACTTCATTATGCGCTGAGAAAATTGGCAACGTATCTACGAAATTCAAGCTGCTGGGTGCAAATGATAAAATTATGGTCGAGGCGTTTGATGATCCGGATATTCCTGGCGCAACCTGCTACTTGAGTCGCGCTAAAACCGGCGGAATCAGTGGGTCAGTTGGCGTGGCAGAGGATACCGCAGATGCGGCAATCGCCTGCCGGCAAACCGGACCAATCCAGTTGCCAGACACCGTCAAGAACGGCAAGACAGATGGTGAGGAAGTATTCAAAAAAAGTACTTCGTTACTATTTAAATCCCTGCAGGTTGTCCGTTTTTACGATCCCAAGCGTAACGTGCTGGTTTACCTGACATACAGCGATAGAATCATTGAGGGCTCCCCGAAAAACAGTATTTCGGTTATTCCCGTTGCACCTTGGCACTGATGCCTTGCCGGACTATTTGCTATAAGCCCGGACGGTTTGTTTGTTCTCTATAGTTCAGCCCTTAGAATCTGTTCACAGTCTTTGTGGTAACTATACCAAGAAAGCAGGATGGGCGAACTGTGGGCTGGTGTTGAGCTTACGTTCACAATTTTTCTACAGCCGTCGGCATTTTTCTAACCATGCGAAAGCGTGTTTTACCATTGGGCGTTTCGGCATCATGGAAAACGTGTGCAATTGGCTGTGCCGAGCAATTTATACCGTTGCGCCCTACCCAGGTTTAAGTACCGTGGTGTCTGGATAATAGGTTTTTCCCATTTCACTAAAGCCTGCAGCACCGGACACAAATCTTTTCCTTTCTTTGTCAGTATATATTCGTGCCTTACCGGTTCTTGTTGATACGCTTGCCGCATAACAATGCCGGCAGTTTCCGGCTTTTTAACCGGTCTGCCAGTACATTGGTCGCTATTCCTTCCGGTGAAGTCGGCAGCTCTCGATAGCGCCTTCTACTCAATAACAGATCGCGGATAATCAATAACGCCTATTTATCGCCGAGCTGAGCGAGTTTTACCCCGACTTGCCGAGTGCCTGATGCCGGGCGATACTTTGCTACATTGTTTACTCCTGTCCTCGGTGATATGAACGCCCCTTCCCGTTTTTCCGCACAAAAAACCTGTCAAGTACTTGTTATATTTTTCTCGGTGAATAATTACCAGAGTTTTAAGCTACATCATTTTATTATTTTGCTTCACGAATTCTTCACATGGGGTGTGTTACTTTTTCGCGGGAAATCTTGGTTAACCGAGGTGAAGGCAAAGGCAAAGGCGTAGCTGCCAGAGTGAGCTAAATTGATTGAGTGGTAATCAGCTATGCTGGGGTCACAGAGTGGCATCTTTC encodes the following:
- a CDS encoding CreA family protein — its product is MKYQYFKPTLINSSSWTTCRKIGWFAVITLLSTSLCAEKIGNVSTKFKLLGANDKIMVEAFDDPDIPGATCYLSRAKTGGISGSVGVAEDTADAAIACRQTGPIQLPDTVKNGKTDGEEVFKKSTSLLFKSLQVVRFYDPKRNVLVYLTYSDRIIEGSPKNSISVIPVAPWH